TATCGTACCGCCTGAACACGTCGGTCAACCTCTGTAGAGGAGAAGAACAGATGAAACTTCAGTGAATAGTAGTTTTAGTTAATTATCTTTACCTTTATCCTTCTGGAGACGTGACTATAATCGAGTCAAGTTGGCTCATTCGTATTTAGCAAAGAAAATAGTGCTAAACAAAGTGAATGGTCGCATAAAATTActgtaaaggaaaaaactgGTTCCTTTGGACCTTCCCAGGGAGATTAATTagctgaattgatttttttaaatgtgcataaTTACAAACTGCACTTTGAATCTTATGAATAAAAGATTGCTGTGACGCAAGTGCTaagtgtaatggaaaaattgatgagGTCGTAGCAGACAATCAGACAGCAGGGAGAACGTGGATGTCTCACACAGAAGTGCTTACTCAGGAGCTCAATATGTTGAGGAAAATTCTGGGCCGGTACAAAGCACGACATGGACACTGCAATGACATCCAGAAACCTCCCTGTCCCAAATCGTAATACATGAAGTTTTTTATGATTCTGTCTAAATGTGGCACCTGTAGAACAATGCAGCACTGGATGAAGTCGTCGAAGGCCACTTGTCCCTTCCTCTGGCGGTCAAACTTCTCTATCAACGTGCTGTAGAACTGGTCCGACAGACGATAGCCTGCACACAGTGTCAAATATAACACATTATAAACATTATGTGCTCTCCCTCTGGTTTTTGACAACTATATAAAAATTCCATAAGATAATGGGCACTACTAGTTTTGGATTTTGGCCCTATAAAAGTGTTCTGTACTGCAGATGCttgtcaaaaatatatatattttttaaaggtttaatcACTGTGAAAGTAAAGCCTCACAAAATGTTTGCTACAGTATAAAGCATTAAGTATTGATAGAATCACAAACTCCTCTCTTATTAAAAGTCATCTTATTGCATACGGGTctatacaaacaaacagacgaactgaaaagacaaaatccGACCCACACAGACGACGGTCCTTTAAAAAGCCATGGAGCCCTCCACCACATGATCGAGTTTGAATATACCCGCATACTTTGTGTCTCACCAAATCCAGTTAGTGCCTGTTTGAGCTCGTTCTTATCAATGAAGCCAGAATTGTCCCTGTCGTAGGTCCTGAAGATGTTCTGCCAGTCTGTGATGTACTTCCACACACCGGCGAACTCGTTGAAGTTCACGCCGCCTTTGTTTTCCCTGTCGAACAtggctgaatgaaaaaaaggagaagtttcGAGAATGAGGTTTACTGTCaggtattattaatattcactcTTTGTCTCATACACACATGTTCATCACAGGTCTAGGAAGTGTTGGTGTTCAGCACACGCACAGGACGAATCCTATTGCAGGAAAGCAATCATGCTACCATATATAGTTAAAATCAACAGGCAGAGAACGGCGGAGCGTGAAGTGTGGATCAGAGAGAGGCTGCTCACACTTGACTAACTCCTAAGACTAAGACCTAAAACACCAtaacagaggaagaaaactgtatgacccccctccccaacaTTAATCCATTCCTCACCCCCATGTGGTTCAATCCAATTACTTCCCAACAAAGGGAGTGTGATCTCGGGATATGCTCCTTGCTTGGGgtgttttaaacaaatgatttaCTGAGCATAGCGCAGTGCGAATGGGAGGGCGATGGAATTTACTCTGCAAGTCGCACAAAAGCATATATGATTTTGTATAGTTTTCGTATTTTATCTTTTGGGTGTGGTTTTAATATAAGCCGCCGCTGGTTTCCACATCACCCCAcacatattttttacatttcattcatggATTTTGTATCTATCTTGTGtgaaatgaatcaaacaaaataaaccacatAAAAGACCCGAGCAAAGATATTTGTGgcatattttgtttaatttggaATCAATACAAGACATGTGCAAAGagtttgcagttaaaaaaaaaagggaaataaattcAATACATAGTTTGACAAGCAGTGTGTGAAGTTCATGTGTATGGTGAGGAAAAGTCTGACCTACAGTAGTGAAGTTAAAAAGCTGCCAACCGTAGAGTGTTTAACATCAGATGCAAAACACAACTGCTTCTGAGGCACCAGAGGGAATCGGCAGCTTCCTTGCGAGACAAGCTACGAAGTGGGAAACTGACGGCTTCAGGTTTTCACTTGAGCAACACTGAGGCCTTTGTTTGAAGGCCAACAGTTTTTCTGAAAACGTAATGAATTTATCCGGTCGTCATGGAGAgcgagcaaacaaacaagaccTGTCGCTGTGAGGAATTACTTACATATGATGGAGCGAACCGTCACTGGGTTGAAGGGAGTCCATGTGCCTGCGAGACAGGAAAGCATCGGTTACATTCCAGTCCAATGTGGGCTGTTTCGGTATTTGTTGTCAGAACGATAATGATGAAAAcatctgtaatattttttttgtacacaagAGTGATAAAAGATAACAGATCATGACTCATGAGTGAGTGAAGAGAATGAGTTCTCTTGTCATCTGGGCTTGATTAACACATTTTCTAAGGACAAACATTTCTGTGGCGTCTGTATTCATCTTTAAGACAGACCGatactactgtatatattatcAGACTAATTTAAGgaccctttttattttcaatcttGAATTTTCAATTCATTATCCTGGGATAAGAAATGAAAGCCCCGTTTATAGTAAACTTGAAATGAATAATattcatgtgaatattttcagacCATCTGATGTtattctctctgtttttaatttaaagactAAATGATAAAAACTTAATCAAACCAAATGTGCACAGATAGAACATTGTGAATACTTTATGTTTGGACATTTCGGacaatattaaattaataatgGCTGAATTATATTTAGCTGTGTTGGCTCCAGGGTCCTAAGCTCTGTCTCTATTTAACCGGTAGTGCACAACATTAAAGTTGAATTTCCAAATTCTTAGATCACTCCTCAACAGAGGACCTTATATTAAGTTTCCATGAACATTAAGCGGTTTATAAGTAATCTAAATAATCAGTGCAAAGAAAAGCCAGACTagacaaaaaagggaaatacaTGATCCATTTTTACCACATCACAGCAGAAAGTTTTccaaaaagagaagacaaagacATGACAAGCCCCCcaaaacgaaaaagaaaaggtatttTTCATCTACAGGACAAACTGCTGTCATCTTTATGACCAGAAAAAGACTGGTGGCCATTGAGCTGAGCAGGGTGTTTATACTTTATGGCCCTCTTCACACACTCGGTTCTCAAGACACTGAGATTTATTGGGCAAACTAAATGGCTTGCTGACTCACCAGCGCGCTTCATTACAGAAGGGCCAACAGCTCAGGAGTAGAAACAAAGAGGAGTGACAGCGCGAGgttgcagaggagagagatgagacaaGAAAAGacgagggaagaaaagagaagaacaatACAGCAAGAGGAGAGATAACCAGATGAGCGAAGCCAACAAAAGAGAAGGGACATAAGgagatttttttgcagtttagtTTTTGTTGCCATACTTCGAAATCTTTGGCCTACATTCGATTCCTTCCTACAACCCCATCTACCGATTTGTACATCTCGTTGTGGAAACCTTTTCATAACATGCTCTTCATGACTGGTTATGCCAGCAGTAAGCAGGTTTGCTGTGAGATCTGCAAAGGTTTTTGAAACACAGCaactgatttaaataaaaaggtgGAATTTAACTTTGAGAAGGTCCATAAATTATAGGAGGAAATCAGTTTAGGACATAGAGATTTCAGGATTTGGGGATGGAAGTGTGTCCCCCAGTGCTTCAGAGCTCAGAGACACTCCCCTGccttggtttgttttattgaagGGTGAGGCTGTCTGGGACAGTGGGTGGAGCTGTTCTCGGACCAGATGCGAGTCTCTTACTGGAGACCATCTTCATGCCAGGATCTATAGCAAATTCTTACACCAACTACTGAAATGTGTATTGATAGCGTAGATCAATTTGTAGATCCAGATAAGTCAGAGTAACTGCTGAGTGTACTCGCCGCAGTGCAGTCCGATGAAAACCTTGTCTCCCATGAACTgctaaaatgttttcagaaacTGTGTAGTAGCAATGGATTATTTTATAATACATGTCTCCAGAGTGACATTTTTATAGCAGCCAGGTCTGTAAATTACCAACACAACACCTGCAAGACAATTCCAATCTTGAGCCCAGACGCCCCTCTCGACATGAGCATAACAAAACTAATGAGTAGTACAACAATCCACTTGTGCTCCATCCATATGCTTTCTGCAACCATTtccaatttaataaaaaaaaagcagggttATTTCTCGAGTCGGCTTTTCGTCATAGTGGCACTGTCATGCCTTTAATATCTTAACAACTATTAAATGGATTGCCAAGAATATAGAGACATTCATGTAACCATGACTATTGTCCTAATGATCTGGAAACTTGCTTTCCAGAGGAATTACAACGGGTACATGGCATTTCGTGTCACTTGTGTATCTCAAAATGATACTTTTTCCCCTGTAAATCTGCTAAAATGACTCACACTGGGTAGACTGCGGCTCCCCAGGGTGAGGTGGTCGGTATGTTTGAGATGTTTGTGTGCGTCCGATTGGCAAATGGAACAATACAACTTCTGTTCAGTCAACACACTGGGCTCTCTcaagaaggggggagagagggaatatAGGAGGTGAGGCAGACTGGTGGAAAAACAACTGTGAACTGACTGCAATgagtatacatacatataacgGTTGTGCTGGGGGTCTAGTGAGATGCTAGTACATA
This window of the Scophthalmus maximus strain ysfricsl-2021 chromosome 21, ASM2237912v1, whole genome shotgun sequence genome carries:
- the pdcd6 gene encoding programmed cell death protein 6 isoform X1 gives rise to the protein MAYHSPYRAPAHMNAPPDQGFLWNIFQRVDKDRSGVISDSELQQALSNGTWTPFNPVTVRSIISMFDRENKGGVNFNEFAGVWKYITDWQNIFRTYDRDNSGFIDKNELKQALTGFGETQSYRLSDQFYSTLIEKFDRQRKGQVAFDDFIQCCIVLQRLTDVFRRYDTDQDGWIQVSYEQYLSMVFNVV
- the pdcd6 gene encoding programmed cell death protein 6 isoform X2 — its product is MAYHSPYRAPAHMNAPPDQGFLWNIFQRVDKDRSGVISDSELQQALSNGTWTPFNPVTVRSIISMFDRENKGGVNFNEFAGVWKYITDWQNIFRTYDRDNSGFIDKNELKQALTGFGYRLSDQFYSTLIEKFDRQRKGQVAFDDFIQCCIVLQRLTDVFRRYDTDQDGWIQVSYEQYLSMVFNVV